Proteins encoded by one window of Bacteroidota bacterium:
- a CDS encoding T9SS type A sorting domain-containing protein: protein MLLPADDTIPEFVVVSTPDTLKENFTAIYSSLTFALDSIPADTVSLTAIPDAQLNLGLGAGVPVTLKFAPYPMALLPQEIKVKPVDDDIFEDWHYGNITFLIDAVGSGFDELVINDLQYLIEDNDLMPGINYIVDADTFLTEGLTGVELLFSMNSIPTDTVIITIDPDDQMRITGIPGEAVNLIFPPNASSLSLDGVNIRAADDAIYEGLHSGTVHYTITSDDIVYSGFIIPDLTYVIYDNDSVPGINAVINLDTFLTEGLTGVDLLFALKSIPSDTVKITVDPDVQMRITGIPGEAVELIFAPNASSLNFEGVSIRAYDDTEFEGTHSGLIQFTINTLDTNYNDLLIDDIIYTIIDNDSASEIHLSIPATLEVTEGDGEIPVEIHLASVPTDTVFINVIPNLQLRLAGAPGELYQLVFPPNGTALNPHIAIVKAYDDLIFEGTHSGEVSFEIITTDVDYAAFSLDPFEVVIFDNDLEPGIVIEDTTSLAGTEGDSILFFNVVLSSIPLSTVTINLQPDDQLDLGKGHGTLVSHKFRGDSALIARLVDVFIFDDPFYEGLHIGTIECSIITGDTIYSAFTIPDIIVDITDNDGVDIVEFDPTQFNIYPTVSSGIVQFEIPDLTDKITLWVYNNAGNLAATRSVHANSGSVDLSDLPSGLYTITTEINSKKYYCRISILR, encoded by the coding sequence TTGCTTTTACCGGCAGATGATACTATACCTGAATTTGTGGTTGTTTCCACTCCGGATACATTAAAAGAAAATTTCACCGCAATTTATTCATCACTTACTTTTGCCCTTGATAGTATACCGGCGGATACCGTTTCATTAACTGCTATTCCCGATGCTCAATTAAATCTCGGGCTTGGTGCGGGAGTTCCTGTCACACTTAAATTCGCTCCTTATCCAATGGCACTTTTGCCACAAGAAATAAAGGTAAAACCTGTAGATGACGACATTTTTGAAGATTGGCATTATGGAAATATCACCTTTTTGATCGATGCAGTAGGATCAGGATTTGACGAATTGGTAATAAACGACTTGCAATATTTAATTGAAGATAATGATCTTATGCCCGGTATAAATTATATTGTGGATGCAGATACCTTTTTAACCGAAGGACTAACCGGTGTTGAATTATTATTTTCTATGAATTCCATTCCAACCGACACCGTTATCATTACAATAGATCCCGATGATCAAATGCGTATTACCGGAATTCCCGGTGAAGCAGTGAATTTAATTTTTCCACCAAATGCATCCAGTCTGAGTTTGGATGGAGTAAATATACGTGCTGCAGATGATGCAATTTATGAAGGATTGCATAGTGGTACTGTTCATTATACAATTACTTCCGACGATATTGTTTATTCAGGATTTATTATCCCAGATCTTACTTATGTTATTTATGATAATGATAGTGTTCCGGGGATAAATGCAGTAATTAATTTAGATACTTTTTTAACGGAAGGACTTACCGGAGTTGATCTGCTTTTTGCATTAAAATCTATTCCTTCCGATACCGTAAAAATAACTGTTGATCCTGATGTTCAAATGCGTATCACCGGAATTCCAGGCGAAGCTGTGGAATTAATATTTGCTCCAAATGCATCGAGCTTAAATTTTGAAGGAGTTAGCATTCGCGCATATGATGATACGGAATTTGAAGGTACACATTCCGGATTAATTCAATTTACCATTAATACTTTGGATACAAATTATAATGATCTATTAATTGATGATATAATTTATACAATAATTGATAATGACAGCGCATCGGAAATTCATCTTTCTATTCCTGCAACTTTAGAAGTTACGGAAGGTGATGGAGAAATTCCCGTTGAAATTCATTTAGCTTCCGTTCCAACGGATACTGTTTTTATAAATGTGATCCCTAATCTGCAACTGCGACTGGCAGGGGCTCCGGGAGAATTATACCAATTGGTATTTCCACCAAATGGAACTGCATTGAATCCACATATTGCTATTGTGAAAGCATATGATGATTTGATCTTTGAGGGAACACATTCGGGGGAAGTTAGTTTTGAAATAATTACTACTGATGTTGATTATGCTGCATTCTCCTTAGATCCATTTGAGGTAGTAATATTTGATAACGATCTTGAGCCGGGTATTGTGATAGAAGATACCACTTCACTGGCAGGAACTGAAGGCGATAGTATTTTATTTTTTAATGTTGTTTTATCAAGTATACCATTGTCAACGGTTACTATTAATCTTCAACCTGATGATCAATTGGATCTTGGTAAGGGGCATGGAACATTAGTTTCTCACAAATTCAGAGGCGACAGTGCATTAATTGCAAGATTAGTTGATGTATTTATTTTCGATGATCCATTTTATGAGGGTTTGCATATTGGAACCATAGAATGTAGTATTATTACAGGAGATACTATTTATTCTGCATTCACCATTCCTGATATTATTGTTGATATTACAGATAATGATGGAGTTGATATTGTAGAATTCGATCCTACCCAATTTAATATCTATCCTACTGTTTCTTCCGGTATTGTTCAATTTGAAATACCGGATTTAACAGATAAAATTACTTTATGGGTTTATAATAATGCCGGAAATTTAGCTGCAACACGATCTGTCCATGCAAATTCAGGTTCCGTTGATCTTAGTGATCTTCCATCCGGATTGTATACCATCACCACCGAAATTAACAGTAAAAAATATTACTGCAGAATTAGTATTTTGCGTTGA
- a CDS encoding homogentisate 1,2-dioxygenase, whose product MPLYQQLGKIPSKRHIVFRNPEGRLYNEELVGTQGFSSLSSLVYHIYPPTRVIKTEKPFSVQPKIAIENNMQMLGFNGFEIPSEDDYIQSRKVLFVNNDLHIGLASPAQTSDYFFKNADADELIFVHQGEGILSTMYGEVVFEAHDYLIIPRGTVYKLEFETTDNRLLFIESFSPIVTPKRYRNEFGQLLEHSPFCERDIKRPENLITIDQEGEFEIMIKKKGQIFPYTYANHPFDVIGWDGYHYPYAFNIHNFEPLTGRIHMPPPIHQNFEGNNFVVCSFVPRMYDYHPQAIPAPYHHSNIDSDELLYYVEGNFMSRNNIKPGQFTLHPAGIPHGPHPGAIERSIGKKETQELAVMIDPFKPVMITQAAVELEVDDYYLSWADKQLTIDN is encoded by the coding sequence ATGCCTCTATACCAACAACTGGGAAAGATCCCATCCAAACGCCATATCGTTTTCCGTAATCCTGAAGGTAGACTGTATAATGAAGAACTTGTTGGCACCCAGGGATTCAGCAGTTTATCATCTCTTGTTTACCATATTTATCCCCCAACAAGAGTAATTAAAACCGAAAAACCATTTAGTGTGCAACCCAAAATTGCCATTGAAAATAACATGCAGATGTTGGGTTTTAATGGTTTTGAAATTCCTTCGGAAGATGATTATATACAAAGTCGAAAAGTATTATTTGTAAATAATGATCTCCATATTGGTCTGGCATCACCCGCACAGACTTCCGATTATTTTTTTAAAAATGCTGATGCGGATGAACTGATATTTGTTCATCAAGGAGAAGGAATATTATCAACCATGTATGGCGAAGTTGTTTTTGAAGCACACGATTATTTAATTATTCCCAGAGGAACCGTATATAAATTGGAATTTGAAACTACCGATAACAGATTATTATTTATCGAATCTTTTAGTCCAATAGTTACACCAAAAAGATATAGAAATGAGTTCGGACAGTTATTGGAACATTCACCTTTTTGTGAACGCGATATTAAACGTCCTGAAAATTTAATTACTATTGATCAGGAAGGAGAATTTGAGATCATGATAAAAAAGAAAGGTCAGATATTTCCTTATACCTATGCAAATCATCCATTTGATGTAATTGGATGGGATGGATATCATTATCCTTACGCATTTAATATTCATAATTTCGAACCTCTCACCGGTCGCATTCATATGCCTCCGCCAATACACCAGAATTTTGAAGGAAATAATTTTGTGGTGTGTTCTTTTGTTCCGCGTATGTATGATTATCATCCGCAGGCAATTCCTGCACCTTATCACCACAGCAATATCGATTCCGATGAATTATTATATTATGTGGAAGGAAATTTCATGAGTAGAAATAATATTAAACCCGGACAATTTACTTTACATCCTGCAGGAATTCCGCATGGTCCGCATCCGGGTGCAATTGAAAGAAGTATTGGAAAAAAAGAAACACAGGAATTAGCAGTAATGATAGATCCTTTTAAGCCGGTTATGATAACGCAGGCAGCAGTTGAATTGGAGGTGGATGACTATTATTTGTCCTGGGCGGATAAGCAATTGACAATTGACAATTGA
- the hppD gene encoding 4-hydroxyphenylpyruvate dioxygenase: protein MEHLLLEKKDIEKKQIEAVSQDFLPLMGTDFIELYVGNAKQSAHFYKTAFGFQSLAYSGLETGNKECASYVLRQGKITLVLTTPYNSNSLIADHVKKHGDGVKAIAFMVDDAQYSFDQTIQRGAEPFIFPFSKNDENGTVQISGIKTYGEVVHLFVDRKNYKGVFLPGFVKWESEYDPTPIGLEYVDHCVGNVGLGRMNYWAGFYEKVLGFTNLITFDDKDISTEYTALMSKVMVNGNMRIKFPINEPAQGKKKSQVEEYLDFYEGEGCQHIAVATNDIVFTVSELRKRGVEFLFVPGTYYDTVKNRVGEIKEDLAVLKSLGIMVDRDEEGYLLQIFTKPVEDRPTMFFEIIERCGAKSFGKGNFQALFESIEEEQRKRGTL from the coding sequence ATGGAACATTTATTATTAGAGAAAAAAGATATTGAAAAAAAACAAATTGAAGCTGTATCTCAAGATTTTCTTCCTTTGATGGGTACTGATTTTATAGAATTATATGTAGGTAATGCAAAACAGTCGGCGCATTTTTATAAAACGGCATTTGGATTTCAATCGCTTGCCTATTCAGGCTTGGAAACCGGGAATAAGGAATGTGCAAGTTATGTTTTACGACAAGGTAAAATTACACTGGTGTTAACTACCCCTTATAATTCCAATTCATTAATTGCAGATCATGTAAAAAAACATGGGGATGGAGTTAAAGCAATTGCATTTATGGTGGATGATGCACAATATTCTTTTGATCAAACCATTCAGCGAGGTGCGGAACCATTTATATTTCCTTTCTCAAAAAATGATGAAAATGGAACGGTGCAAATTTCCGGAATAAAAACCTATGGTGAAGTTGTGCACTTATTTGTTGATAGAAAAAATTATAAAGGAGTTTTTTTACCTGGTTTTGTGAAATGGGAAAGCGAGTATGATCCAACTCCGATAGGACTGGAATACGTGGATCATTGTGTTGGGAATGTTGGTTTGGGAAGAATGAATTACTGGGCAGGTTTTTATGAAAAAGTATTGGGATTCACGAATTTGATAACCTTTGATGACAAAGATATATCAACGGAATATACAGCGCTTATGAGCAAGGTAATGGTAAATGGAAATATGCGCATTAAATTTCCGATCAATGAACCAGCACAAGGAAAAAAGAAATCGCAGGTTGAGGAATATCTCGATTTTTATGAGGGAGAAGGTTGTCAGCATATTGCAGTTGCAACTAATGATATTGTTTTTACAGTAAGTGAATTGCGCAAACGCGGCGTGGAATTTTTATTTGTACCGGGAACCTATTATGATACTGTTAAAAATAGAGTAGGAGAGATAAAAGAAGACCTTGCGGTATTAAAAAGTCTGGGAATAATGGTGGACAGAGATGAAGAAGGATATTTATTGCAGATATTCACAAAACCTGTAGAAGATAGACCTACCATGTTTTTCGAAATTATTGAACGCTGTGGCGCAAAATCATTTGGCAAAGGAAATTTCCAGGCTTTGTTTGAAAGTATAGAAGAAGAGCAAAGAAAGAGAGGAACACTATAA
- a CDS encoding MBL fold metallo-hydrolase — protein MYIQQIYTNCLAQAAYYIESEGEALIIDPLRDPEPYIELAESRNAKIRFVLETHFHADFVSGHLELARKTGAVIVYGPGAQPDYPAAILKDYDVIDLGKIKVMLLHTPGHTVESSCFLLFDEKNQVNSVFTGDTLFIGDVGRPDLLSGNLDAEVLAGMLLESLNKKIKVLPDNTIVYPGHGAGSACGKNLSTETSSTMAIQKETNYALKIEDKETFIKKVIQDQPAVPAYFFKDAKINVVGYDTFEKVLERSLKPYSCEELMIESADGAILLDTRNSEDFAKAFIPASINIGLNGEFALWAGTLLEFNKPLILITETGKEEETITRLARIGYENVLGYLKGGIDQWKAEKNKTENIKNITVDEMAELMDTGKYALLDVRRPSEVVKNKVLEAHHIPLNELQGQIDVSIDPKNKYIIYCAGGYRSMMACSILKREGIKNVINVKGGINAILKEKPDLVQQSELV, from the coding sequence ATGTATATCCAACAAATTTATACCAACTGTCTTGCACAGGCAGCGTATTATATTGAGAGTGAGGGTGAGGCGTTGATCATAGATCCGCTTCGTGATCCGGAACCATATATTGAACTTGCAGAATCGCGAAATGCAAAAATCAGATTTGTGTTGGAAACGCATTTTCATGCTGATTTTGTTTCAGGACATTTGGAGCTTGCACGTAAAACCGGTGCTGTAATAGTGTATGGACCTGGTGCTCAGCCTGATTATCCTGCAGCAATTTTAAAAGATTATGATGTTATTGATCTTGGAAAAATTAAGGTAATGTTATTGCATACTCCAGGGCATACCGTGGAATCAAGTTGTTTCCTTTTATTTGATGAAAAAAATCAGGTGAACAGTGTATTTACCGGTGATACTTTATTTATTGGTGATGTTGGTCGTCCTGATCTGTTAAGTGGAAATCTGGATGCTGAAGTACTTGCAGGAATGTTATTAGAATCGCTGAATAAAAAAATAAAAGTATTGCCTGATAATACCATTGTATATCCGGGACATGGAGCCGGAAGTGCATGCGGAAAAAATCTTTCCACGGAAACATCTTCCACTATGGCAATTCAAAAAGAAACTAATTATGCATTGAAAATTGAGGATAAAGAAACATTTATTAAAAAGGTAATTCAGGATCAGCCTGCTGTTCCGGCTTATTTTTTTAAGGATGCGAAAATTAATGTTGTTGGTTATGATACTTTCGAAAAAGTGTTGGAACGTTCATTAAAACCATACAGTTGTGAAGAGTTAATGATAGAATCTGCAGATGGTGCCATTTTGTTAGATACAAGAAATAGCGAAGATTTTGCTAAAGCTTTTATTCCCGCATCAATTAATATTGGATTAAATGGTGAGTTTGCGTTATGGGCTGGAACTCTCCTTGAATTTAATAAACCGTTGATATTGATCACAGAAACCGGCAAGGAAGAAGAAACAATAACACGTCTTGCCCGTATTGGATACGAGAATGTGTTGGGATATTTAAAAGGTGGAATTGACCAGTGGAAAGCTGAAAAAAACAAAACTGAAAATATTAAAAATATTACGGTTGATGAAATGGCAGAATTGATGGATACCGGTAAATATGCATTATTGGATGTGCGTCGACCATCTGAAGTTGTAAAAAACAAAGTATTGGAAGCCCACCATATTCCTTTAAACGAATTACAAGGTCAAATTGATGTATCTATTGATCCGAAGAATAAATATATTATTTATTGCGCCGGAGGTTACAGAAGTATGATGGCTTGTTCTATCCTTAAAAGAGAAGGAATTAAAAATGTGATCAATGTGAAGGGAGGAATAAATGCCATTCTAAAAGAAAAGCCTGATCTTGTTCAACAAAGTGAATTGGTTTAA
- a CDS encoding alpha/beta fold hydrolase: MKLRYPVLLVVFILSNIYAFSQKVSFEGLKDINGTQLYFKVIGEGEPLLIVHGGPGLNHNYFFPHLESLAKKYQLIFYDQRSAGQSALNVKAYMTLKTFSEDIEAIRIAFGIEKINILCHSWGALPVTQYAIDHPDKLKSIIYCSPIPLSSKLAMQSNQVGIEKTTSADSLKRAQLIASPGFQKGDMAIVNALMMLSFKQVFCDTTKMQKFDPHLPDNYLVASLSLAGLMPDMKGYNYYPKLSALKDVPVLIIHGSCDIVVPEADQKIKDALPNSTFIIFEKSGHFPFIEENKRFNKTVKKFLKGK; the protein is encoded by the coding sequence ATGAAATTGCGTTATCCAGTTTTACTTGTAGTATTTATACTTTCGAATATTTATGCTTTCAGTCAAAAGGTTTCTTTTGAAGGTCTTAAAGACATAAATGGCACTCAGCTCTATTTTAAAGTAATAGGTGAGGGAGAACCACTTCTGATCGTTCATGGTGGCCCGGGACTCAACCACAACTATTTCTTTCCGCATTTAGAATCCCTTGCAAAAAAATATCAATTAATATTTTACGATCAGCGTTCTGCAGGACAATCAGCTTTAAATGTTAAAGCATATATGACGCTGAAAACATTTTCAGAGGATATAGAAGCGATAAGGATTGCGTTTGGAATTGAAAAAATAAATATTCTTTGTCATTCCTGGGGTGCATTACCTGTAACTCAATACGCAATAGATCATCCCGATAAATTAAAATCCATTATTTATTGCAGTCCCATTCCATTGAGCAGTAAATTGGCAATGCAATCCAATCAGGTTGGAATAGAAAAAACCACAAGTGCCGATAGTTTAAAACGCGCTCAATTAATTGCTTCACCCGGATTCCAAAAGGGGGATATGGCAATAGTAAATGCATTGATGATGTTATCGTTCAAACAAGTTTTTTGTGATACAACAAAAATGCAAAAATTTGATCCACATTTACCGGATAATTATTTGGTGGCATCACTTTCCCTTGCCGGTCTAATGCCCGATATGAAAGGCTATAATTATTATCCAAAATTATCCGCTTTAAAAGATGTGCCGGTATTAATAATTCATGGCAGTTGCGATATTGTAGTTCCTGAAGCTGATCAAAAAATTAAAGATGCACTTCCCAATTCTACCTTCATCATATTCGAAAAATCCGGGCACTTCCCATTTATTGAAGAAAATAAACGTTTCAATAAAACTGTGAAGAAATTCCTTAAGGGGAAATAG
- a CDS encoding sterol desaturase family protein, whose amino-acid sequence MESVINYFATIPDLHRTIILWGGLLFFYGLEYLIPLLHLEYKKIKHAGVNIFFTITTIIVNFALAFLIVKTSDWVTLHKFGILYMLNLPLIFTIITGLLLMDLISAYFIHFIQHKIKWMWKFHLIHHADQQIDTTTANRHHPGESVFRFGFTLLAVFIIGAPIWMVFMYQSISVILSQFNHANISLPKWFDKTMSFIIVSPNMHKVHHHYVQPYTDSNYGNIFSIWDRIFGTFKILDPDKLIYGIDTHMQPEENSRIGNLLKMPFQKYRSPKGSKFSDNEAT is encoded by the coding sequence ATGGAATCCGTCATCAACTACTTCGCCACCATCCCCGATCTTCATCGGACCATAATTTTATGGGGAGGATTGTTGTTTTTTTATGGATTGGAATATTTAATTCCTTTATTACATTTAGAATATAAAAAAATTAAACATGCGGGGGTCAATATATTTTTTACCATCACTACTATAATTGTAAATTTTGCACTAGCATTCTTAATCGTGAAAACGTCTGATTGGGTAACCTTACATAAATTTGGTATATTATATATGCTTAACCTGCCATTAATATTTACAATTATTACAGGTTTGTTATTGATGGATCTTATCTCCGCTTATTTCATTCATTTTATTCAGCATAAAATTAAATGGATGTGGAAATTTCATCTCATTCATCATGCAGATCAACAAATTGATACAACCACAGCAAACCGGCATCACCCCGGGGAAAGTGTTTTCCGATTTGGCTTTACGTTGTTGGCAGTATTTATAATCGGAGCACCGATATGGATGGTATTTATGTATCAATCGATTTCTGTTATATTGTCGCAATTTAATCACGCAAATATTTCGCTCCCAAAATGGTTTGATAAAACAATGAGTTTTATAATTGTGTCACCAAATATGCACAAGGTACATCATCATTATGTTCAGCCTTATACGGATTCTAATTATGGAAATATATTTTCTATTTGGGATCGAATTTTTGGAACATTTAAAATACTGGATCCCGATAAACTAATATATGGAATTGATACGCATATGCAGCCGGAGGAAAATTCGAGAATTGGCAACCTTCTAAAAATGCCTTTTCAAAAATATCGATCGCCGAAAGGGAGTAAGTTTTCGGATAACGAAGCGACTTGA
- a CDS encoding OmpA family protein, with protein MKDRLLILGIVCFILASCETAENIQDGQTAYNLKKYALATELLQKDFAKAELPDEKGRIAFQIGESYEYNNNYKSAAEWYYKASDLNYGSDAILRYAYMLKAQEKYIDAIKEFEKYLNEEPYRRPEITIELNASKQALTWMSNQNDEYERDTYVTNLTALNSADADFNPVLYKQDQVLITSSRTASSGEKTDTWTNDKFYDLFISQIKDINTFTAPEKFEGPFNSEYNDGTPAFNKDFTEVYFTRCGSGDKKIDDYCGIYLSTALPNGGWSEPIALPFFEDTMNIGTPCLSPDGETLFFAATNLDGFGGSDIYTSKRNDAGWDAAVNAGQVVNTDGNEVFPYFDTEGNFYFSSDKQPGIGGLDLFSASWKNGKFSNIKNLEYPINSGADDFGLIMLNKNKFKNSDTLMAGYFSSNRTGGEGDDDIYQFVKTKKKLRPAVYVLNGMVKQKVYEDSMDVNSRVLDTIVLNKSIATLAYPDLLTLLGKFNIAEDGKFSVQVDSMKEYKITGMKDGFFNNTTFISTKNLRGKAGDTVQLYAEVVLDKIPVATAEKGGEIKLKNIYYDYNDSSLRAESFPELDKLVKLLSENPGINIQINSHTDTRGNDKYNEKLSRGRANSVVEYLIEKGIDKSRLSSKGFGESTPSTLTSEEVLPSAKTAPKGTVLNDAFINTFKSNKEDFEFLHQLNRRTTFNVTSATINIQSEDADTIEIDKAPDGVRDPDDKKVEF; from the coding sequence ATGAAGGATAGATTACTGATCTTGGGAATTGTTTGTTTTATTTTGGCTTCCTGCGAAACTGCCGAAAATATACAGGACGGACAAACGGCATATAATCTTAAAAAATATGCACTTGCAACAGAATTATTACAAAAAGATTTTGCTAAAGCCGAATTACCGGATGAAAAAGGAAGAATAGCTTTTCAGATAGGGGAAAGTTATGAATATAATAATAATTATAAAAGTGCAGCAGAATGGTATTATAAAGCTTCCGATCTGAATTATGGAAGTGATGCAATTTTGCGATATGCATATATGTTGAAAGCGCAGGAAAAATACATTGATGCAATTAAAGAATTTGAAAAATATTTAAATGAAGAACCCTATCGCCGTCCGGAGATAACAATTGAGTTAAATGCCAGTAAACAAGCTTTAACATGGATGTCGAATCAAAATGACGAGTATGAACGTGATACTTATGTAACCAATCTCACAGCATTAAATTCAGCTGATGCGGATTTTAATCCTGTATTATATAAACAGGATCAAGTGCTGATAACATCATCAAGAACTGCATCGAGTGGTGAAAAAACGGATACATGGACGAATGATAAATTTTATGACCTATTTATTTCACAAATTAAGGATATAAATACATTTACTGCCCCCGAAAAATTTGAAGGACCGTTTAATTCGGAATACAATGATGGAACTCCTGCCTTTAATAAAGATTTTACGGAAGTTTATTTTACAAGGTGCGGAAGTGGGGATAAAAAAATAGATGATTATTGCGGAATTTATTTAAGCACAGCATTACCTAATGGCGGATGGAGCGAACCTATAGCACTTCCATTTTTTGAGGATACAATGAATATCGGCACACCTTGTTTATCGCCGGATGGTGAAACTTTATTTTTTGCTGCTACTAATTTAGATGGTTTTGGTGGAAGTGATATTTATACAAGTAAACGCAACGACGCAGGTTGGGATGCGGCAGTTAATGCAGGACAAGTAGTTAATACAGATGGCAACGAAGTTTTTCCTTATTTTGATACAGAGGGAAACTTTTATTTTTCGAGTGATAAACAGCCGGGAATTGGCGGATTGGATCTTTTTTCTGCATCATGGAAAAATGGAAAATTCAGCAATATTAAAAATCTAGAATATCCCATTAATAGCGGTGCTGATGATTTTGGATTGATCATGTTGAATAAAAATAAGTTTAAGAACAGCGATACATTAATGGCGGGTTATTTCTCCTCGAACAGAACAGGTGGAGAAGGTGATGACGATATTTATCAATTTGTAAAAACAAAGAAAAAGTTGCGCCCTGCGGTATATGTTTTAAATGGAATGGTTAAACAAAAAGTGTATGAAGATTCCATGGATGTGAACAGCAGAGTTTTGGATACCATCGTATTAAATAAATCGATTGCCACACTTGCATATCCCGATTTGCTTACCTTATTGGGAAAATTTAACATTGCTGAGGATGGTAAATTTTCAGTGCAGGTGGACTCCATGAAGGAATATAAAATTACGGGAATGAAAGATGGTTTTTTTAATAATACCACTTTTATCTCCACAAAAAATTTACGTGGAAAAGCGGGAGATACTGTTCAATTATATGCTGAAGTAGTATTGGATAAAATTCCGGTTGCAACAGCAGAAAAGGGCGGAGAAATAAAACTAAAAAATATTTATTACGATTATAATGATTCATCACTCAGAGCAGAATCTTTTCCCGAACTGGATAAATTAGTAAAACTGTTGAGCGAGAATCCCGGTATTAATATTCAAATAAATTCACACACCGATACCCGTGGTAATGATAAATACAATGAGAAATTAAGTAGAGGAAGAGCGAACAGTGTTGTAGAATACCTGATAGAAAAAGGAATTGATAAATCCCGATTATCGTCAAAAGGTTTTGGTGAAAGTACTCCAAGCACATTAACTTCAGAAGAAGTTTTGCCAAGCGCCAAAACAGCACCAAAGGGCACTGTTTTAAATGATGCCTTTATCAATACTTTTAAAAGTAACAAGGAGGATTTTGAATTTCTGCATCAGTTAAATCGTCGCACAACATTTAATGTTACAAGTGCAACAATTAATATTCAATCGGAGGATGCGGATACGATAGAAATTGATAAGGCTCCTGATGGGGTTAGGGATCCGGATGATAAAAAAGTAGAGTTCTGA